Proteins encoded within one genomic window of Polycladomyces zharkentensis:
- a CDS encoding SMI1/KNR4 family protein, protein MGADQTIQTLWAELQKLLNKKVEGYTKLQNEPATIEEIRQIEEKMNLTLPSDLKELYLCNNGEKDGGISILGLPFLPLNEMYRQWKLWDDLREEWNENEGHTSYPDGYIKKMYMNRGWIPFSHDWGGNHIGMDLDPDIKGTYGQIINFGRDENDKFVIAPSLRDFLQLLIEIYRKPEFSIVKDEYEEDCLILYLGDEEISHAIDFLKENIIPD, encoded by the coding sequence ATGGGAGCAGATCAAACTATTCAGACATTGTGGGCCGAATTACAAAAGCTCTTGAACAAAAAAGTGGAAGGCTACACGAAATTACAAAACGAACCTGCGACTATAGAGGAAATTCGGCAAATCGAAGAAAAAATGAACTTGACACTCCCTTCGGATTTAAAAGAATTGTACTTATGCAACAATGGAGAAAAAGACGGCGGCATTTCGATTTTGGGGCTCCCCTTTTTGCCATTAAATGAGATGTACCGTCAGTGGAAATTGTGGGATGATTTGCGGGAAGAATGGAATGAAAATGAAGGCCACACCTCATATCCCGACGGGTATATCAAGAAAATGTACATGAATAGAGGCTGGATTCCGTTTTCTCATGATTGGGGAGGCAATCATATCGGGATGGATTTAGATCCTGATATAAAGGGAACTTATGGACAAATCATCAATTTTGGCAGGGATGAAAATGATAAATTTGTAATCGCCCCCAGTTTGAGAGACTTCTTGCAACTTCTCATCGAGATCTACAGAAAGCCCGAATTCTCCATTGTCAAAGATGAGTATGAAGAGGATTGTCTCATTTTGTATCTTGGCGACGAAGAAATATCTCATGCAATCGATTTTTTAAAGGAGAACATCATCCCTGATTGA
- a CDS encoding DUF2062 domain-containing protein: MIKNAFRRIRFEYLKLLRTKGAPSIVAKGFALGVFLEFITLPTLGIAFFLLYPLNLLFRGSLPAALIGYLMGKVILPVFLYINYTLGNRLIGGSKQAVGSLRWHDFTSWHMWKEKGLAFFVGSAIVGAVVAVVGYVLVYWALISYRRRKERRNQVRV; this comes from the coding sequence ATGATCAAAAATGCTTTTCGGCGCATCCGTTTTGAATACCTCAAACTACTCCGCACCAAGGGCGCACCGTCGATTGTGGCCAAGGGGTTCGCTCTTGGCGTCTTTTTGGAATTTATCACGTTGCCCACCTTGGGAATCGCCTTTTTCCTGCTGTATCCGCTCAACTTATTGTTCCGGGGCAGTCTGCCCGCAGCACTCATCGGGTACCTGATGGGCAAAGTGATTTTACCCGTATTCTTGTATATCAATTATACATTGGGGAACCGATTGATCGGCGGGAGCAAACAAGCTGTCGGTTCACTGCGTTGGCATGATTTTACTTCCTGGCACATGTGGAAGGAGAAAGGGCTGGCATTTTTCGTGGGCAGCGCCATTGTGGGAGCTGTGGTGGCAGTTGTCGGATATGTGCTGGTCTATTGGGCCCTGATTTCCTATCGTCGTCGCAAGGAACGGCGGAATCAGGTCAGAGTGTGA
- the guaA gene encoding glutamine-hydrolyzing GMP synthase: MDKPMERVVVLDFGGQYNQLIARRIRDLGVFSELVPFDIKADRLREMQPKGIVFSGGPASVYAEGAPKCDPAIFELGVPILGICYGMQLISAHFGARVERAHKREYGKAETEVVSDSPLFRDMDRRQLVWMSHSDVVVEPPSGFQVDCRTESAPVAAMSDPNRRIYAVQFHPEVRHTVNGDDMIRRFLYDVCGCEGKWSMETFIDDTVREIRERVGDKKVLCALSGGVDSSVAAVLIHKAVGEQLTCVFVDHGLLRKGEAESVMRTFADHFHMNVVKVDARERFLQKLKGVTDPEQKRKIIGNEFIRVFEEESDKLGEHHFLGQGTLYTDIIESGTATAQTIKSHHNVGGLPEDMRMELIEPLNTLFKDEVRKVGEELGLPKEIVWRQPFPGPGLGIRVIGEVTEEKLTIVRESDAILREEIQRAGLDREIWQYFTTLPDFRSVGVMGDARTYAYTVGIRAVTSVDGMTADWARIPYDVLERIANRIVNEVDGVNRVVYDITSKPPATIEWE; the protein is encoded by the coding sequence ATGGACAAGCCGATGGAACGCGTGGTGGTACTCGATTTTGGCGGACAATACAACCAGCTGATCGCCCGCCGGATTCGTGATCTGGGTGTATTCAGCGAATTGGTTCCGTTTGATATCAAAGCGGACCGGTTGCGGGAAATGCAACCGAAAGGCATCGTGTTTTCCGGCGGACCGGCGAGCGTCTATGCCGAAGGGGCGCCCAAGTGTGATCCGGCCATTTTCGAGTTGGGCGTGCCCATATTGGGGATCTGTTACGGAATGCAGTTGATCTCGGCCCATTTCGGTGCCCGGGTGGAACGGGCCCACAAGCGCGAATACGGTAAAGCGGAAACCGAAGTGGTATCCGATTCTCCCTTGTTCCGCGACATGGACCGTCGACAATTGGTGTGGATGAGCCACAGTGATGTGGTGGTGGAACCGCCGTCCGGCTTCCAAGTGGATTGCCGGACTGAATCGGCACCCGTGGCTGCGATGAGCGATCCCAATCGGCGCATCTACGCCGTCCAATTTCATCCGGAAGTGCGTCACACCGTCAACGGCGACGACATGATCCGCCGTTTCTTGTATGACGTTTGCGGCTGCGAAGGAAAATGGAGCATGGAAACCTTTATTGACGACACGGTCCGGGAAATTCGCGAGCGTGTAGGGGACAAAAAGGTGTTGTGCGCGCTGAGCGGCGGTGTGGATTCTTCCGTCGCAGCCGTATTGATTCACAAGGCGGTGGGAGAGCAACTCACCTGTGTGTTTGTGGATCACGGATTGTTGCGCAAAGGGGAAGCGGAGAGCGTGATGCGCACGTTCGCCGACCATTTCCATATGAATGTGGTCAAAGTGGACGCACGGGAGCGGTTCCTGCAAAAGTTGAAAGGTGTGACCGATCCCGAGCAAAAACGGAAAATCATCGGCAACGAATTCATCCGCGTGTTCGAGGAAGAATCCGACAAATTGGGGGAACATCATTTCCTCGGGCAGGGTACGCTGTACACCGATATCATCGAGTCCGGGACGGCCACGGCGCAAACGATCAAATCCCATCACAACGTGGGCGGTCTGCCGGAGGACATGCGGATGGAGTTGATTGAGCCTTTGAATACGCTGTTTAAGGATGAAGTGCGGAAAGTGGGCGAAGAGCTGGGACTGCCCAAAGAGATCGTGTGGCGGCAACCCTTCCCGGGGCCGGGGTTGGGCATTCGCGTGATCGGCGAAGTAACGGAAGAAAAGCTGACAATCGTGCGGGAGTCGGATGCCATTTTGCGCGAGGAAATCCAGCGTGCCGGTCTGGATCGGGAGATCTGGCAGTACTTCACCACGCTTCCTGATTTTCGCAGTGTGGGTGTTATGGGGGATGCTCGCACCTATGCGTATACGGTCGGCATTCGGGCCGTTACGTCCGTTGACGGCATGACGGCGGACTGGGCACGGATTCCGTACGACGTGTTGGAGCGCATAGCCAACCGGATCGTCAATGAAGTGGATGGTGTCAACCGTGTCGTCTACGACATCACTTCCAAACCTCCGGCGACAATTGAGTGGGAGTGA